The following are from one region of the uncultured Hyphomonas sp. genome:
- a CDS encoding bifunctional 2-C-methyl-D-erythritol 4-phosphate cytidylyltransferase/2-C-methyl-D-erythritol 2,4-cyclodiphosphate synthase — MTGFAAIIVAGGRGARTGLDSPKQWEILLGKRVIDWSVDLFLSHPDLLELVIVVDDLTVATSFPSKTKVVCGGASRTASVRAGIAVLTTDDSTPVLIHDAARPGVSLSLIDTLVAALADHDAAAPALPVSDALKSQATGQLSTVPRDGLFRVQTPQAFRLSTIRGALAASGSYVDDLEAVEAAGARTALVPGDARLHKITYAEDFDLLARLLHPVQSVPRVGKGFDVHAFEPGDHVTLCGVKIPHTAKLKGHSDADAAWHALTDAILGAAALGDIGDHFPPSDPQWRDADSGIFLKHAQTLVEKAGYTLTSCDITVICEAPKVKPHREAMRVRTAELLGLPLEAVSVKATTTERLGFTGRGEGIAAEAVAVLAPKA, encoded by the coding sequence ATGACTGGATTCGCAGCAATCATCGTCGCCGGCGGCCGAGGGGCCCGTACAGGCCTTGATAGCCCGAAGCAATGGGAAATCCTGCTTGGAAAACGGGTTATCGACTGGTCTGTCGACCTGTTTCTGTCCCATCCGGACCTTCTGGAACTTGTCATCGTTGTCGATGACCTGACGGTCGCCACCAGCTTTCCGTCTAAGACTAAAGTCGTATGCGGCGGCGCCTCCAGAACAGCGTCTGTTCGCGCCGGAATTGCAGTGCTTACAACGGACGATAGTACACCCGTTCTGATCCACGATGCGGCCCGTCCCGGCGTGAGTCTCTCCCTGATCGATACGCTTGTGGCGGCTCTGGCAGACCATGACGCGGCTGCGCCCGCCCTGCCCGTCTCGGATGCACTCAAATCGCAAGCCACCGGCCAGCTCTCGACCGTCCCGCGCGACGGACTTTTCCGGGTCCAGACACCACAGGCTTTCCGGCTCTCGACAATTCGCGGCGCACTCGCGGCGTCAGGATCATATGTCGATGACCTTGAGGCCGTCGAAGCCGCAGGCGCACGCACCGCGCTGGTGCCGGGCGATGCCCGCCTTCACAAGATCACCTACGCAGAGGATTTCGACCTGTTGGCCAGATTACTCCACCCTGTTCAGTCCGTTCCGCGTGTCGGCAAGGGATTTGATGTTCACGCCTTTGAACCCGGTGACCATGTCACCCTGTGCGGCGTAAAGATCCCGCACACCGCGAAACTGAAGGGGCACTCCGATGCCGATGCGGCGTGGCACGCGCTGACCGATGCAATTCTTGGCGCCGCCGCGTTGGGTGACATCGGCGATCATTTCCCGCCGTCAGACCCACAATGGCGCGACGCCGACAGCGGCATTTTCCTGAAACATGCCCAGACGCTGGTGGAAAAGGCCGGTTACACCCTCACCAGCTGCGACATCACCGTGATCTGCGAAGCCCCGAAGGTAAAGCCACACCGGGAGGCCATGCGGGTTCGTACCGCAGAATTGCTCGGGCTGCCCCTGGAGGCCGTCAGTGTGAAAGCGACCACGACAGAGCGTCTTGGCTTCACCGGCCGGGGGGAAGGCATCGCCGCAGAAGCCGTGGCTGTCCTCGCACCGAAAGCCTGA